In the genome of Triticum urartu cultivar G1812 unplaced genomic scaffold, Tu2.1 TuUngrouped_contig_4781, whole genome shotgun sequence, the window CGCCTGAGCAGCTGGCGAAGGTGGCCATCATGCGCAAGTCCATGAACCGGGTGAGCGACCTCCACGGCTTCGAGAACGCGCGCTTCTGACGGCGACGATCGACGGAGCTCAGGGTTCTGCGACGACGAGGAAAgctgtttttttttttttggtttGGTTTTGTGAATCGGACGTGaagaagttgaagaagaagaCCCTGCCGGAGTGCGGCGGTGGACGGACGGACGGCTAGAGGTGCTGCCGCCATTGTTGTTAAAAGAGTAGCCAAGTGAAATACTAGGATCCTCCATGATATTTCTTTTTTCCTTTCCTTTCCTTTCCTTCTTGTTAATTACTCCATGTTTTTTCCTTAGTAATTATAAgacttgatttattcttgatttGAGCTTGTGGTTGATCAGTCAATGGCAATTGGCCCTTCTCCGTGTGTGTATGATTTTATCAATTCCTCTGCTCTCCTCCGAGTTTCTTctctgaggaagaagaagaagctctGCCCCATTCTTTTGTAGCTGCATCCGTCAGAGATGACAACATTCATTGAATCAAAGTTGAGTACACCAAATGCACTATTGTCTGATGGTTGTTCATCATCCATCCATCAGCTCTGCTTTTCTTCTGCCATTACAGTCGCCCAATGTTCACCCTGCTGCACAGCACAGTGAAAATGACCTGGTGGGTGCCGATCACTGAACCTGAActaccacacacacacacacaccatctTGATCCTGGAGATCCCCTGACCCTGACCTGCACCAAAGTGCTGTGTGTGTGGTTGGGTGAGATGACAATCCAGGGAGGTGATGCTGACTTGGTGAGTGATCCATGCATGATGcatcttgtgtgtgtgtgtgtgctgtgTGTTTGCATTAGGGCATGATAGGATAGGGGTCAAAGATAGATGGATAGATATAGATAGGGGAATGTTTAGGAGCAGTGGAGTGATTGGCTGGAGCAAGGGATGTCCATTGCATACCACatacagacacacacacacacacagttACAGTTAAGGATTCACAGTGCGGCTCATCACATCAATTCATTGCAAAGATCATTCCTCCTCCTCTTGCCATTCTTCCTCCTTTGTGCATGCCCTAACAACAGTTTCTTCCTGTTAGGCTTGTCCTGGATGGAGTGGACGGACTCTTGGTTCTGGTTACAGTGGCCACAGTGCCCGGCACAGTGGCGCCTCTGTTCTCTTCTCCTCTGGCAGGGCATGAGCACACTGTTGCAGGTACTgcgtgctgctgctgctgcccaACGGATCCGATCCGCCCGCTTGTCTGCACCCACACGACACACATCTCCCTGCTTTTTTCTACACTCAAATGAAAAAATAATAATCAAACAAATACTACCTGTTTTTTacactacactagtgtaaaaAACACTCTTATactatgagacggagggagtagctattTTTGGACGCGGCGATTTGGCTCCCGATAAAAACAAACAGAATTCAGGCATGTGAGCAAGTTTGAAAAAACACACAGTTCAGAGCTCATTTTGTCTTTTTTTTTTGTCATGAGCTCCTCCGATGTTGAAACACCACCAAATTTTATGAACAGCTGAGAACATGCAATGCAATGTTTTGAATTCCAGTAATGGCTTGTCATTGTTCAGGTTTTCACCCGGTTTCTCTTCAATTAATTGAGCAATCCTttttttcctctctttcttcttccttttgCACTACTCTTTATGCGGTGCCTTCCTCCTTCCAATCCAACGTAAAAAAAAGTTTTGCATCTATACATACATAAGCTCTCGATGATGGGGTCTCCCCCGATATGTACAAATGCCTAAAATTTCTGCTGTACATTTGTTTTTTTTTGGGCAAAATAATTCTTGCATTACTCGAAAGTTCAGTTTACATCTCGTTCAAAAATCTCGAGGACCTCTTTCGGACCAGAGCCTAGCCAAACCGAAGTTCGGCATTGCAACCTACCAAAATTAGCCATGTCCACTATACATATGTTCCACTTTCTTATATTTTTAAAGGTATAATGGGCAGACGATTGATTGAATAAATCACAGCAAGTTTATTACAATGTATGGCCCGGATGAAATCCAGAGCTACAAACCAATCACCATCTACAGCATGCTCCGCAGACCACTACCAAGCGACCGCCTTCATCCGCTGAGGGAATCAAGAGGAAATCCCCACAAGAACTTTCCAAATTCTACCTTCTCTCACCCGCGTAACTTCAGGATCAAGGAAGAAAACAGAAAGCGAAATGCTTCGTGCCGCGTGGGTGCGACCAGATCATCGCCATAGGGTTTGTGCGGGATGCCCATGCGGGGTGCTCGGTATAAGGCACATTGTAAACGCAACACACAGCAGCTCCTCTTTAGAAACAACATGGTTGAGAGAGACTGTGATGCTGAAAGAACGCACATTCAGGCTTTCATAGCAAAACTCTGCCTGTTTCATCATCGGTCGGTTACACAGGAGAGAAGGAACCCAACGTACAGTTTACAGGTTTATATTTCTTCTTCGTTTCTCAAGCCTACTTCATTTCAACAAGAGGTTGTAAGCTGGCAGGTCCTGGATCCGCAGGAGGTCCTCCAGAGACAGCTCCCTCTCCAGCTGCGCCTTCGTTGCTTCCAGCACATCCTGGTGGATCCATCCATTCATTCACCCGTTAGCTCATCGTCGTCGTTAGGTTACacaaacatggcatgacatgctTGCTTAAGCGAAAGAGAGCGTGCTCTTACGTTGAACTGCATGTAGGAGGCGCGCATCGCTAGCCACTGAGCATCCATCATCTCGAAGGCTATGCAGTACAGGATGTCGAACACGTCCTCGTGCTCTAAAAGGATGTAGCGAGGCATTAGTGTTTCTCAAAGAATAACAGAGCGGTTTGAAACCCGGAGATGAATCATGGCGGGTTCGAGCTCACCGGACAGCATTCTGACGAAGTTAATCCCCGGCAAAGTTTTCGGTCGAGCTGAGCAGCCAAAGTTTAGAAAAATAATAATTAATAATACATCAATGATAGAAGATTGCGGCATTGACCAATTCTATATGTTAGATGAACCAAGAAAAAACCAGTAGAGCTACTGCCAATTATGAAACCAACAATGATCCAGTAATTGCAGCCAACTACTCGCATTCAAACAGCACATGAACAATCAAGCAAAGCCTTTGTGCAAATCATAGAAATTTTAGAATTATTGGCCATCGGCTCAATGATTCTGGTGAGACCCACCGATGCTGTATGTATGTATACAGGTAATAATAGCAGGGCCACTCTAATCACAGCACAATAAGACTGTTGTTGGCCGTCAGTTAGCAGTTAGCGCCAGCTGTATGTGTGCTTATTGAAATGATTATGGTTAAATGGTCATAATCAAGTTAGAAGATTCCTCatatttcaaaaataaaatatcCCTAATGAGGTCCAGCACCAGATCATTCTGGGGTTCTATGCTGATCTAGTGGTTTGACTTGTGAGGATGCAGCACATGGTACATGTACCCTCACCACTAGATTTATTGGCTTCATCAGTACTGATACAGTGCATACAGGCCATATGTAATTATCAGGTTAGATTTCCATACATATATATGCATGTACATGGAAAGATCTTTAGTCGTGTAGAGTGTATACCTGAATTAAGCTCCAACAGTTGGATCAACATGTGTGAGATGTTAACGCCTGCTGTCGCAAAGGGGTATTCCCATGTGGCTCGCATTCCTTGTGTTTTCAGCAACAATTTCTGGAAAGAAGCCTGCATATGAACCAGGTAAGCGGCAACAGCATATAGTGTGTCAGTATGAAGAAGCCGAATGCCACTTTTCTCATCAGCACATAAATAGTTTAAAATATCGACTTCATTTTGCTTGAAATGGCATACCGGGTATCTTCTTGCGAAGAATAGAAGATTCTCAAGTGACACAAATCCACCGCCCCTGAAAATCAAAATCAGACCGTTTCTAAGCTCTTCGCATCCACATATGAACAGATAAGCTAGTGAGTGAGCTAAAGAACAGAGAAAACATACTTGTCAAATAGATAGGCAAACTAACCATACAGTTTGAGTGCAGGTTATGATGTACACCCTCTGTAAATACGGAGGGAGTACACTGTTTACGAATAAATACTTGCTCAACTCGATCCTTATTCAAGTTAAATTCAAACTTGGGCAATTCGTAATTTTTGGCTTCGTCTGATGGAGGTTAAGGATCTTCTTATGACTGCTGCCACTGCCAAAGGAGGCTGGTTAACTCGAGGAATGTTAGGTTTCCGAAGATGATTGGCTGGGTTCTGACTGTACAATCTTACTTTTAGAAACAAGATTCCAGTCTCCAGGGAACAGATCTCTTTTCACTGAACTTCGTTGGGACGAACTTTTCAATTGTGGGTTCAGTTAGAGTCTTTTTGCAGCAACACTATACCAGTGGAGGTTAACCGCCAGTGGGAAGTTTTCAGTAGAAATAAGTTCTTCTGGAAAATTAATATTCTTCCAGGGccagttttttttcttttcctttggCTGGTTTCTTGGAGACTATGACACACAGAGGTTGGATGGGTTCAAGGAAATATCTGTTCTGTAGCCACAAAGTGGATATCGACCATATTTTCTTCTCTTGTCCTCACACGTTTGGATTCGTGGTACCCATGAACGTCAATTATCTTCTGGGAGCATGGTTGCACTCGTTTGACCGGGACAAAAAGGCATCTGGTCTCGATTGGGTTAGCAGCTGTTTTGTGGACTATTCGAGGAGATTGGAACAATGCATGTTTTGGATGGGCTGATGCCCAATGAACCAACAGCCTTTTTTTGAGAGACTTTATCACTGGTTAAGCTTCTGGGTTTAGGTGTAGAAGTGGAGGACACACACAGTTGACTGTGTCTGGCCTCCAAACTACTTCAGCAGGTTAAGGTTGAGATCTTCAATTGATGACACAAATGGCAACCCACAGTGCAAAGACTTCAGGAATGAATGTTAAACATAGATGTAGTCTGCTCGCTAAGTTGTTTGAAACTTACTCCAGCCATACTGATGCAATTATTAACTATACTGGGGTGTTTACTTCTACGTACTGAACTTTGTAGTGTTGGTTTCCTATAATGGATATCAAAGGCCAACCCCCTTTTTTCTCAAAGTTAAAAAAAGAAATCATACAATTAGAACAAGAAGTACCTGAAATCAGTTGCAGGATTTGGGCCCTGCCACCCCATATCTTTCCACTGTTCGGAAACTAAGCTCGTGAGCTCTGTATCGGGAAAGGAAACTTTCCAAAGAGCCTTCAGGGATGTCTACAACCACAGTCCGAAACAAATACAGTGGAGATGCAATCATCAATTGGAAGTCGGTATGGTAGAAATGGGAAAATAACTAACCAACTGGGTGTAAGTTTTGTTTATTGCATTTCATACCAGATGATCTGGTCGGGTCTCGTCAAAAGGTATGTTTAGTCTGTCCTTTAATTTTTGCATCCTTTGTTCCTGAGTAGTTAAAAGAAGCTTGGTTCagttgcaaaaaaaaaaaagggAAGGCATTTTGCAGACATGTAGGATCACCGTCAATAGATCATATCAGAAAAGAAGAGATCATCCAAATCCTTGTAAAGTTAACTAGCCAGATACTGTATTTGTTACTTTTTTTTTTCGAAACGGAATTTGTTACTTTAGATGACAACCAACAGTTCTACTACAGAAAAATTAAATCGTGATTTTTTGGGGGAGAATATGGTTGAAAGATAGTATGTGTTTTCGCTTGCGAATCCTAATACAACTTTACCTGAAGAGGGGTCATTTCAAAGTTCCTCTCGGCATGGACTTGACGCTTTTTACCTGAGCCAGTGAAAAGCCCTCCAAACCATGTCCTATTTCCGACCATAGCATTAACTGCAGTCAGGTTATCAGAAAACAGTAAGTCATTAGCAATGAAACGTCTCTCTCAGAGAAGCATAACACATATGCTAGGTTTATTGAATGCACAACTGACAACAAGGAAAACCTACAGAAAAAATATGAATGAAAAATTCCCAAATAAGTTTGATCAAATTGACAAGGCATTCAGGGAGCATGAATTAGGATTTTGCTCCCCATCAATGCCTATGATGTTCACAATGCCAATGAGTTCCATTAAAAAATTGATGCTAACGAGTCCAAATAAAAGAAATAGGGAAAACAATGGCATCCATGTCATGTCAAATATGTAGAATTCTAAGTTGCAACATGGATGTGTCTAATATTCTGGAATCAGATAGAGTTTCTGACCGTTTGTACAGAAGACAAAAATAATTCTGTCATTTTTAGCGGTGTCATAGTATGCAACAAAACATCAACAAGGATACTACCTTCTTGAGGTTTCTGGCCTAGAACACGTGTAAAAGAGGCAACCTATGATGTGCAACTACCTTGTGGTGGAATCATATAACTAATTTCCGGTTTGCTCACCAGATTGACATAAGATATTCCCAAAATATTCTACGTGTACTTCAGTATACAATAATGTGTTGCCGATTTAAAGTTAAAATTAGTTGTACATTTAAGAAGCCAAATTGTAGAAATATCTGACAAGCAAAATGTAGAAATATGTAGCAAGCAAGAACAAATATATAAATATTGGTGAGAAGGCTCTTGAGAGAATTAATCACCCTTGGCAGCAGTTGCCATATTTGGCTTCGGAGTGGATGCATTTTTCGCAGGTTGCCCCCCAAAAGGTTCAGATGGAGAAGTTTCCTTCTACAAGATGTACAGTTATAAAGAGTTAAAGCTAGGCAAACAGCTAACAAGGACACTGCCCGGTGTACATGTAAATAATTCATACATACTTTGATCATTATTTTGTTTTCTGCTAGCAGGGCCTTCGCTTGCTGTATTCCCTTCAAAAAGAGGGAAAAAAAAGAGATAAGTTAATAATCACATCACACGGAGCTTATTTTTTTTGGTAGTTGTAAACATTTTACATTCAAAAGTAAAATCAAAGCACAAAAGAAAACTCCAATGGATAAATTATAATGCACGGGCTTCTAGCTTAGTACTCGGAGAGAGGATGTTCACCCCCACCCACCCATGATCAACATAGTGTGCCATATTTATCGCAACTACACGGATGCCTGCACATTCCGGTGCTAGAAGAATGTGCCGGTGCTACACGAGGCTCTCACGACGTGTACATGTATGTGTGATACACCATAAAAATGCAGGACTTTGATGCTGACTTGGTGCCTGAACTAGAGGTCGACTGTGCACTTATTGGAGCAAAGAGCCGTGCAAATTCCAAAGATATACTTACATCCGCAAACACAATTTTAAGTATATTTCAGTTTTGGATTGCGACTCGACAATTCTGACTGGACGTTCCATGAAAAGTGTCAGCAAAATGCAATCCAgggcaacatgatttctcccgtttATCAGAAACACAACCGGTAACATTGTGCAAAAAGAGTAAATTTCTTGTACCAGGAACTAACATAAGCAGAGATGGATGAACATATATACAACAGCATCGTGAAATTCTACCAAGAGAAAAACAGACCGGCTCTGCACATATGGGACATGATGCATTCAGAGATCTCGAATGTTAGTTGCACTACTAATCTTGAGAAAAAAAACTGTAGAAGTGTGGGAAGGGGAGATGACGACGACGGTGCTACCTGCTGGGATTGGAGCTGGAATGGAATGCCCATCAAAGAAGAGGGAGCTATGGCGCTGGCTCCTCCGGCCCCCtctcgcccgccgccgcccctccccgtcGTCCTCCTCGCCCGACCCTCCCCGACGCGCGCGCTAGGAGAAGGCAGTCAGCGGTGTCTGGACGCCCGCGCATCAGCGGGGGGAATCGCCGCCTCTTGCGCGCGGCGCCCTCCCGCCGCCGGCCAAAGAATCACTCTTTTCCGACCGCTTGTCCTTGCCCTTGCCGCGGGACAAGGGAGACGGATTGAGGGAGgttgggagggagggagggagggaggaagaggaggacggaggAATTGGAAATAGGGTTTCCAatccggccgcctcctccttccttcctttgGTTCGGTTTAGATTGGAGCTTCCagcggggagagagggagggagtgGTGTGGTATTTGTGCCCGCAAATCCTGGCCCTGCCCCCCCTCCTCTCTCTGGACGGATGGCGTTTTGGGAATAGCCGCCGCCGATCTCGCCCCACCATCCGTTCCCTCCTCCCCTCCCTCCGTTCGTGCTCGCCTCGTCGCGCTGGTTGCGGGGGACGAGGGGCGGGGGCGgcgtgggagggagggagggagggaggaagaggaggacggaggAATTGGAAATAGGGTTTCCAatccggccgcctcctccttccttcctttgGTTCGGTTTAGATTGGAGCTTCCagcggggagagagggagggagtgGTGTGGTATTTGTGCCCGCAAATCCTGGCCCTGCCCCCCCTCCTCTCTCTGGACGGATGGCGTTTTGGGAATAGCCGCCGCCGATCTCGCCCCACCATCCGTTCCCTCCTCCCCTCCCTCCGTTCGTGCTCGCCTCGTTGCGTTGGTTGCGGTGGAAGAGTGGAGGAGGCGACGTGGGGAGGAAGAAGCTGACGTCATCGCCGATGATGTGCGCTTGGGCCAGGCCTCTTGGGAATGCAATGGAGCTGGGGCTTTTGGGCTGCGTTACATTATCTAGCCCATCATTAATCTCGACAGTCCACAAGAGGCCCAACATTACAACCGTACGCACACCCTTATTTTTTGTTCTAAAAACCCCCCTTATTTTATAGGCAAACCAAAAgcttcataatttttggtgaatGCGGTGTCTTCAGTCCACGAGGATATTTTGGTGAACTTGTTTGCAAACGTGGGGCAAGAGCGACACGTTTGATCCTTCAAGTATGGAACAATGTGGGAAATGCAGGATGGTCTACACAATCTTATTGCTTCTTCTTGGAACTGCAAACAAGAGAGCCTCTCAGTTAGTGGTATTAATGGAAAACTTTTGTCACCGGCATCTTTGCCATCGGCGTGGGACAGAGACACATTTGTTCATGTCAGAAACGAGACTCGTAAATTCAAAAAAGATTTTGAAATTTTGAGGAATATTCTGGGAAGAGTAGTTCTGACTTGGGAAGAAGCAACAATAAGTGATCGATTGGCTTAATTGTTCCACAAGGAGGAGATGATGCAACGGCAATGAACTAGGGTTGACTGGCCAAGAGACGGGGATAAAAACTCCAAGTTTTTACACCTCAGAGTGACTAGACACAGAAAAAATTTCATCCCTGGTTATGGATGTTGGGCAGGTGACGGAGGATGTTAGAGTTGGAGGGAATGGCAATGGCGACATAATTCTAGAGCAACCTCTATTCGGCGAAGGGGGTGTCCAATACAGACAAAGTGTTTGCAGACAATCCCATGCAAGATCACTCGAGAGATGCACAAGAAGTTGATGGCTCCATACTCGGCTGAGGAGGTAAAGCGGGCTTTATTTTAGATGTTTCCCACAAAAGCCCCGAGCTACGATGGTTTCTCAACAAATTATTTTCAACAACATTGGGAAATATGTGGAAGTGAAGTTACAAAGATAGTGCTTCGGATTGTGGGGGGAGTTGAGAGTGCAACAAAGATCAAGAAAACTATTTTAGTACTAATTTCCAAGGTAAAAAAATTCGATGTTGCTTGCTATTTTTCCCTATTTGTCTGTGTTATGTGCTATACGAGATTGCCTCAAAATTCACTGCCAATCATTTGAAAGTCGTTCCCAGTGCACCGAGGACTAGACTTAACGAACACATGAAAGGTTTATGTGGTTGGTTTAGGGTTGCGGGAACATGTAGAGATCGAGGATCACACTTTAGATGGAGATCGGACCTGGAGAAGGACGGTATGGAAGCTCTCCTACTAACGAGACCTAGGGCACATTGGATCACCTCTGAATCTCCCATGTGCCAATTCCATGGAAAAAAAGAAAGGTGACTTCTATTTATTTAACAAAATAATAAAAAGCTTAAAGTAACTTTTTGTGAAAGAACAAAAAAAGGGAAGAGGATAAAAAATAACTGAATGTTTATTAGGCCAGCCCACGTTGGGTGAATAGGTGGGTGACGAGTCGCTACTTCCGACCGAGATATCATGGTTTTGGTATTTGGATGGCATCCTCCGCTCAACCGATTTTTCCTATGTTTTTTTGCCGGTTTTCATTCCATTTTCTCATTGTCtacttttattttcttttttaaTTTCGGAATTCTTTTTAAATTTAGGAACATTTTTTAATTCTTGAATAATTTTTGAATTTTAgtaacattttttgaattcatgaaacATTTAAAAAATCGTGTTCATTTTTTCAATTTgtgaatattttaaaattttggaaaCATTTTGTAAGATCTATGAACATTTTTTCAGATTCCACGCACATTTTTATAATTTATGGACATTTTCTGAAATTAATGTACTTGGTAAATTCCTGAATATATTTTAAAATTCTAAAAGCATTTAAATAAAAACCAATAAAAATGCAAGGACATACACATGACTTGCTATCTTGCAGATCCCGTAGGGGGCCAGCCACTTTGCTATCACACGATGGGTAGGTGAGCGTATTGTTGCCTCCCTGAGCACTATCCGCGGACTATGAGGTCATGAGTGCTATATCTCGTTTATAGCGACATATACGCTATGCTCACGTAAAGAAACCCCCTCATGCTTCATTATGAGCCGGCCCCTTCCGCAGGCACTCTTCTTTTCTCCCCACTCCCTCGAGATGATCGCTATATTGGTttggtttttcgttcggttttgtTTGGGCTTTgctcctttttatttttttctttctgttttcttCATTTCTGaatgttttttttgttttctttactCTTTTAGCcatttttgtttcttttcttggTATTCACTGTGTCTTTTTCCGGTTTTTCTTTCCTTTCACGAATTTGACTGGCTTCTTTCTTTCATTAATTTTGCTAAAtacttgattaatatttttcaaatgcttgattaatatttttaaGTATAGATCAACTTTTTTCAAACATACTGTATATATTTTTATACACGTGAAACAATTTGCTATACACATTTGACATTTTCAAGTCAATGATTAATATTTTTTCAAATGTTTTATGTAAAGTGTTTTTTGtaatatactccctccatcccataatgtaagacgttttatACATTATGGGACAGATGGAGTATATATTTAGAATACTTTGAAGTAGAAACAAAAGTAAAGaaagaaagcaaaaagcaaaaacaaaaaaacagaaaaaagaagaTTGTGGCCTCCCACGCGCTTTGCCGGTCCAGCCTTGCGCTCGCCCAGGCGATGCTGCCCTACGTCTCGCTATTGGCGAGATATAGACGGGCCCTATGAGGTCCTCCAAGATATATAGCGCATGCATATCGATGTTTGGTGGAACTGTAAGCTTTTAAGTTTTGTGGCCTTTTGGCGCAAACAGATTTGTCACTTCACACTGCGGTCACTAAACCCATTGAGAAATACTTCCTCTGTACGCAAATGTAAGACGTTTTAGGTCACGTTTGTTTACAGAGGTAGTAACAATTATTTGTTTGTATGTGTCATCTTCTTTTCGCCAAAAAAAAGTGTTATCTTCTTATTATCTCTTCCTATTTTGGGAGCAGTCAACCACAGACCTTTCTCCTTTCTGGCAAAGAGAAGAGGTAGATTGGTATTGTTATTTTTGGGAGTAGTTGATGCCATGCAGA includes:
- the LOC125528299 gene encoding ELMO domain-containing protein A isoform X2 gives rise to the protein MGIPFQLQSQQQAKALLAENKIMIKKETSPSEPFGGQPAKNASTPKPNMATAAKVNAMVGNRTWFGGLFTGSGKKRQVHAERNFEMTPLQEQRMQKLKDRLNIPFDETRPDHLTSLKALWKVSFPDTELTSLVSEQWKDMGWQGPNPATDFRGGGFVSLENLLFFARRYPASFQKLLLKTQGMRATWEYPFATAGVNISHMLIQLLELNSARPKTLPGINFVRMLSEHEDVFDILYCIAFEMMDAQWLAMRASYMQFNDVLEATKAQLERELSLEDLLRIQDLPAYNLLLK
- the LOC125528299 gene encoding ELMO domain-containing protein A isoform X1, yielding MGIPFQLQSQQGIQQAKALLAENKIMIKKETSPSEPFGGQPAKNASTPKPNMATAAKVNAMVGNRTWFGGLFTGSGKKRQVHAERNFEMTPLQEQRMQKLKDRLNIPFDETRPDHLTSLKALWKVSFPDTELTSLVSEQWKDMGWQGPNPATDFRGGGFVSLENLLFFARRYPASFQKLLLKTQGMRATWEYPFATAGVNISHMLIQLLELNSARPKTLPGINFVRMLSEHEDVFDILYCIAFEMMDAQWLAMRASYMQFNDVLEATKAQLERELSLEDLLRIQDLPAYNLLLK